CGTACGAAGTATGTAGGTGAATGTTTCTCATATCATGTTCAACGTGTAATAGTGGGCCGCCTTGGATTTTCAATCAAATGcaaggttattttttattttttcatcgaCTACGGTGGAAAAAACGTCGTAAATTAGGACTTGCGCATTTCAACCGCGTACAAACGCGCGCAATGTTCTAATTAACTTGTCAATACCTAATTCACTTTGCATTCGTTTgatttttacaaatacatacttaGTCAATACATAAAGTTATGTGGATTATCGATTTCATAGCTGCGGAAATGAATGaaagaaaaacttaattttttttgcatcggtaagtatagtataaaacaaagtcgcctaccgctgtctgtccctatgtaaacATAAGaccattacatatttaaaatgacaaaggattttgatgcggtttttaatagatagagggattcgaggggaaggtttttgtatataatacatggaaaatatagtaaggaaacaattaaaacaaaatttgagacgcgatgtcgtaaataaaagaaatctgtaatatatttagaataagtattgcacccgtgcgtagaATAAATGTTAGGCACTTATAATATCGATAATATTATCGCTTCACACTGGTATCCTGTTCTGCTGCGCCCATCTAGCGATGGGTCTGGCGATGTGCTCCGCGCGCGGGTGTGCCCGCGGGCCGCGTAGTAGCGCCAGCGCGTCGCGCAGCTGAGCCGCGGGCGCGCCGGCCGCCACAGCCTGTGCGCAGCCGCAAACCGCTCCACGCAAACCTTCCCACATTTCTGGACCACCGTCTAATCTAATTGCAGGAgtcacataaatatgtatttgatatatttcatgGACATAatagtgttgttttttttagtttttctttgATTTGTCAGTTTGTATTTGAACATTTGTGCTCAAAAATTTGAActgaaaatgacattttttttggcAAAAACCATACTCCGTGCACAAACGTTCTTCGATAGATTTTGGAAAAAGAACTCCAACTTGTAATcgttatattgataatattatttgcaaaaataaatCTCTAATGGATGAGTAAAAACAAAATTCCTCGTATCTTTTTTATAGACctaattcttttaatattatcgcAATCTAATTGTttcgttttcattttataaagagCCCTATACTGGCCTTCTATACTCTATTGGCAAAGTCAGGTCATCAATAATTTTTCACTCGTATTTATAATGTCGTGCTCAGTGTATGTACGTGTCGATGGAAAAATTGTGGTACTTACTCATTGAATCATAATTTACAAGATACGGACTGTGAAacaaatccataaataaatatattattgaaattgctGTTTTTTTGTATGCAACGCTACtcatttttaagattttaagcAGTCAATCAAGTCGTATGGCGGTACGCCGTGCGAATTGAACCAGTTAGAGTTAGACCATAACTGGTTACAACTctattagtaatatataaataaatgttcttaTAATTGAGTGTGGGTATGTAGGTACCTGTCTAACATGTGAAACGCTTTGGCAGCTACGAGGAATTGTCCCATGCGATAGCTGTCGTTAGCAACCAACTGCAGCAGGGCGAAGCTGTCGGGTGTTCCAGCAGCCTACATAACATGTTACTcataacaacaaacaataacagcctgtaaattcccactgctgggctaaaggccttctctccgtttgaggagaaggtttggaacatattccaccacgctgttccaatgcgggttggtggaatacacatgtgacagaatttctatgaaatttgtcacatgaagtttttcgtcacgatgttttccttcaccacgagacgaattataaagacaaatcaagcacatgaatcagcggtgctcgcctgggtttaaacccgcaatcatcggttaagatgcacgcgttctaaccactgggccatctcgactcatgttaCTCATAAATAACATTCAATAATCACGTTTTTTAATTACCTACATGAGCAAATGGGAGTAATACTAGATTCGATGGAACTCGTATagtcacattaaaaattataagattatatatcgattattatagatattagcGGTATAGTAAAAGGCTCGACAATGATTATTCGTGTATGTCTCCTAATTCAAAGGTCTGTGGGAAGTCTGTAGTCTACTAAGAGACGTACTACTCCCGTAAGATACATAGGTACAAcacaaaattgtaatattttattaccaagtaaaaatgtttttatgaaattgtttgTTCAATAAAAGTACATCTAAAATCTACATAAAACGAAATGGGAAAGCATCAGATAAAAACGACTTCCTACTTATTTTTATCAAGAGAATATTACACCTCCACTACCGACGAGAGTCATAATcacatatgtattttgttacATTGAGTATATTAATAGTTTTCGCATGGAATGTCTACGAATATACCTTAACACATATCTCCCAGGCGTGCTGAGCTTCTTTATTCATAACATGACAGCGACACAGACACGCAAGGTACGTAAACGAGTTGCGTATAGTTTCATCCTGGATGACCAACAGGCATTCCTCTGCCTCTCGATAGAAGCCGGAAGCCACTTTTGCCTGATATAAAAATCatccaatatatttatattgctaatttactaattttttaGCCATTCGGTTTTCAACTATCAATTCCACatctttaataacaaattacaattCTAATATGTCTTGTTGTTAAAAATTacgtatattaaattaacaaacatatttcaaattaatttttgtttttatttaagcaaatatcaaataaaatcaaaatcaaaaatagacTCTATAATCTAATACTGTatgatcatttttataatagtaattaaaattatcagcaatcaaattaaaacaaactcgTAATGCAAATTTTCATGAGAATATCCAACAGACTCAggataatatgtatgtaataaagataaaataaaatacctgaGCATAATTGAAGTTGAACGTATCATCGTTAACAAAAAAGCTTTTGATGGAGTTGAGATAGACGAGCACCTCCTCGAACTGACCGGCGAGGAAGTAGGAGGAGGCCATGCACTGGCGGCCCGGGATTGTGTCACATTCGGACGCTGAACTGCCAACTACGTGGAAACTCTGTTGGGCTAACTTCATTTGTTCCTccttaaaagatatttttttattgattacttaataaacataactagattaaagaaaaattagcataaaatatataccttttttgataattcatttgtttaacatattaaaagCAAACTTGTTTAAACCGAGGTatgaagaagaaaataatatttttggttttgtCAAATTCATTTTAGATTGTCGAGAATTTCCATAGGCGTTATAACAACGGGCCTAAGTTCACATTATTGACATCATGACATCCTAACctattctatagtatatttctCATTCtcttaaaaaagattaaaacttGTTGTTGCACTTACATcatttgtttcattataaaGACGCACTGCGACTACAGCTCTGAGTATGTAGTGAAGGGGTGACGTCGGCTGTAAGGGTTCCAGTAGCTCACGAGCTTCCAATGGCTCGCGGTGACGCAGCCGATACCCGGCTAGATTTAAACGAGCTTCCGGTACGACGTCTACCAGCTCTGGGAgtacctttaaaatatttcaatcataaaatgaatatttcttttttcaatttctacttttaaatctttaaaggcTGTGATTTCAAATTATGAgcttgttttaatttacttttaaggcTCCTTCTCCATTTCTGAACACAACCAAATTGTGTTTGACGAGATCTTGTCCAAACGTGTGCTGTTCAgatgatatttgttttaaatcacTTTCAGCTGCTTTACCGTTGTATAGTCtgttaaaaatagtttagtGATGTAGGGCATGTTTTTAGACAAGTAATTGATATTAatcacgtatagtacgacacaactaagatggagtatcggaaaattcaataaaaccgataatttccgatttacacaaccaatagaaatagctccctaccgccattcgac
This window of the Vanessa cardui chromosome 5, ilVanCard2.1, whole genome shotgun sequence genome carries:
- the LOC124529932 gene encoding intraflagellar transport protein 56, which encodes MILSRSKPASDNRSHSSGSGKKATFPELEDFILKRDYTGAITMLEFLRHDGNTDVWINAWTAWCWFHLGEYKRALDEYLEIKKRENLTPSIADNIALDLAVCYFYLGMYTESQEVVEDAPNCPLKCRLQFHLAHKLGNEDTLMQAHAKLRDVPEDQLSLASVHYLRAHYQEAIDVYKKLLLDRRTYMALNVYVALCYYKLDYYDVSQEVLGVYLAQHPTSTVAGNLKACNLFRLYNGKAAESDLKQISSEQHTFGQDLVKHNLVVFRNGEGALKVLPELVDVVPEARLNLAGYRLRHREPLEARELLEPLQPTSPLHYILRAVVAVRLYNETNDEEQMKLAQQSFHVVGSSASECDTIPGRQCMASSYFLAGQFEEVLVYLNSIKSFFVNDDTFNFNYAQAKVASGFYREAEECLLVIQDETIRNSFTYLACLCRCHVMNKEAQHAWEICVKAAGTPDSFALLQLVANDSYRMGQFLVAAKAFHMLDRLDGGPEMWEGLRGAVCGCAQAVAAGAPAAQLRDALALLRGPRAHPRAEHIARPIARWAQQNRIPV